In a genomic window of Helianthus annuus cultivar XRQ/B chromosome 10, HanXRQr2.0-SUNRISE, whole genome shotgun sequence:
- the LOC110887064 gene encoding basic proline-rich protein-like — protein sequence MAGSRKLTTAYPYYSPPPPTPEFACPPPPPKPGHHWKPPPSPTPETPAYPPKAHPPKHAHPPKGPKPPTPSGPASPPKEAKPPTPGGHAYPPKGPKPPTPSGPASPPKEAKPPTPGGHAYPPKGPKPPTPSGPASPPKEAKPPTPGGHAYPPKGAKPPTPGGHAYPPKGPKPPTPGGPGPASPPGGHAYPPKGSKPPTPGGPAYPPKGSKPPTPGGPAYPPKPGSWPPKAQPPLPPYGPIVPPPQPYNAVPPSGNILTPPPSGGGGKDHTVVIAVCASLGGVFFLAFLAAGLFCLAKRKKKPILVPAAAPYGHGHGGGEGHGHEGGGAGGHGQH from the exons ATGGCGGGTTCAAGGAAGTTGACTACGGCTTATCCTTACTATTCTCCTCCACCACCAACACCTGAAT TTGCATGTCCTCCACCTCCACCAAAACCGGGACATCATTGGAAGCCACCACCATCTCCCACCCCTGAGACACCAGCTTACCCTCCGAAAGCTCATCCACCAAAACATGCACATCCACCTAAGGGTCCGAAGCCTCCGACCCCAAGTGGACCAGCTAGTCCACCTAAAGAAGCAAAACCACCAACCCCTGGTGGACATGCTTATCCACCGAAGGGTCCAAAGCCTCCGACCCCAAGTGGACCGGCTAGTCCACCAAAAGAAGCAAAACCACCGACCCCTGGTGGACATGCTTATCCACCAAAGGGTCCAAAGCCTCCGACCCCAAGTGGACCGGCTAGTCCACCAAAAGAAGCAAAACCACCGACCCCTGGTGGACATGCTTATCCACCAAAAGGAGCAAAGCCTCCAACTCCTGGTGGACATGCATATCCACCTAAGGGGCCAAAACCACCGACACCAGGTGGACCTGGGCCAGCAAGCCCACCTGGTGGACATGCTTACCCACCTAAAGGGTCAAAGCCCCCAACACCAGGTGGTCCGGCTTATCCACCTAAGGGATCAAAACCACCTACACCAGGCGGTCCGGCTTATCCACCAAAGCCGGGAAGCTGGCCACCTAAAGCACAACCACCCCTACCACCATATGGACCCATTGTCCCTCCTCCACAGCCTTACAATGCTGTCCCACCATCTGGAAACATCCTAACACCACCACCATCAGGTGGTGGTGGCAAAGATCATACCGTCGTCATTGCGGTGTGTGCATCACTAGGTGGTGTCTTTTTCTTAGCATTCTTAGCCGCTGGACTCTTCTGCTTggcaaagagaaagaagaagccAATCTTAGTTCCGGCAGCAGCTCCGTATGGTCATGGTCATGGCGGGGGTGAAGGACATGGTCATGAAGGTGGCGGAGCCGGTGGTCACGGCCAACACTAG
- the LOC118483312 gene encoding secreted RxLR effector protein 161-like, with protein MTSRYQQTPGIAHWTAVKNILKYLRRTKDMFLVFGGVEEELTIRCYTDTSFQTDRDDSRSKSGFVFTLNGGAISWKSSKQSVVADSTTESEYIAASDAAKEAAWMKKFITDHDVVPSIKKSIEIFCDNTGAIA; from the coding sequence ATGACTAGTCGTTATCAGCAAACTCCTGGCATTGCCCATTGGACTGCTGTTAAGAACATTCTGAAGTATCTGAGAAGAACTAAAGATATGTTCTTAGTATTTGGAGGAGTAGAAGAAGAGCTCACTATAAGATGTTACACTGATACTAGTTTTCAAACTGACCGAGATGACTCTCGCTCTAAATCAGGTTTTGTATTCACTCTAAATGGAGGAGctatctcatggaagagctcCAAGCAAAGTGTGGTGGCGGATTCAACCACCGAATCTGAATATATAGCCGCATCTGATGCTGCAAAGGAGGCTGCTTGGATGAAGAAATTCATAACCGACCACGATGTGGTTCCAAGCATTAAGAAATCCATCGAGATATTCTGTGATAACACAGGTGCTATTGCTTAA